The DNA sequence TCCACCTCGTGCATAACCCGCACATAAAACGCGATCGTCGATCACTGTTGAAGGGAAATTTCGAAAAGCATGTTTGCACGTTTCTTGCGGTTGTACGGGAAGTTGCGTTTGCAAAAGTCGGGCGCTCGATGGTCcatctgaaaaagaaaagtattttttaataaataaaaaattattttaatcattttttttaactacataaacgtaaaaataaatttgtaatttatctcGTGTGTTACTTACGGAAATAAACCGATCCCCATCCAGCGATGAAAGGATATGTATTATCTAAGTTTCTGTTTCTCATAAAATCGTCTACCGGAAGACAAATAGGATGAACCAGTGCTAAAAATTTAAGAAGTACATTGATTTATCTTgtgacaaaaatttaaatttaaataccttttatttctttaaagaacaattatataattacgaaatatcaaaagaaaaaaaaattaaaattaaaggagCTTACCCGTGAACGGTACTTCTTGGCTCGTTTTCAGAATCGCCACGTCGTTTGTGTAGGTCTTAGGATTGTACCCAGGATGAAccgttttcttttcaataaaGTCCTCAAAGGGATACGCGCCGTCATAATCATTACTGAGATCCAAATCGCCAATGCGGACTTTGTACAAATCCGATCGTCCGTAAACGCAATGCGCGGCGGTGAGCACGTGTCGGCTGGAAATCAAAGCGCCGCCGCAAAGCCATTTCGGGACATTTGGGTTTCTCGAATTCGTGTAACCGAGAGCGGTGACCCAAGGCCAAGCACCTGCACAATTAATCGACAGTCATTGTCGGCAACTTACGATAATTAAACGCCGGTTCAACACCGATTCGAGTCgtctaatataatttctttttcccgtAAACGAGCGtcgtcgatattttaattattaattattcgaaaaaaaaaatgtttgcattttttcataattaaaaaatcattcgCACCTAATGCAGCCGGCTCGCCGCCAACGACTCTACGTAGAGTCACATTACTGTATCCGCAATTGGGTGGGTATAAAGGTCCATACGGGGTGTTGGTGATTTCCTTGCGGCCTCGATCGTCATCCACGCCGTTATCTGTACCACCTGTGTTACCGCCGTCAATGTTCGTCGGACAGCAGACCCAAGGATCATTTCCTAGGTACCCGCAAACGGAAGCGCGGAGAAAATTGGCCACCTGCGGATTTCCCTGATTCGATTTCAAAAGATTCAGCAGCATCCCGCACGATCTGATACTGATGCACGTGCCGGCCTGTCCCTGCGGCGTCTGGCATGCATTGCCTGcaaaattcatattaaaaatcatacacatgtatgtatatatagcaAACATTTTCGagatacgtttaattaaaaattgtacaattgcatcgcaattgtaaaaaaaaaaaaaaaagagctacatttaattattaaaaataaattatactacGCAATGTACATAACGCATGTGAATGATTTCTAATCATTGGAATGCCGATCGACGTTCTacgaaaagataataatacCCGCCGCAAACGCGTCTTCGAATCTAATAACTTGTTAATGACGAGTTTAAGGTATTCCGATGATGATTTATCTCGTGTATGTACGTACTTAGCATTTACAAAATTGACGTACACATGACaatactaaataaattattaaacagaGAAATAGATATTTCTCAGAAGGCGTTAGGCTGCGAGGAAGATATTATTTGAAATGCAATGTCGCAATGGTCAACCTTCACCAGTGGCTTGACCGCATACTTGAAACTCTCGTTCTCTCGATTTGAAGGTTTCGGCCTTGGTTGTATTCGGACAGTTTTACGTcagtataattataatttctcgGTGTACAGTGTATGTAACGGGAAGTAATGTAAAGCGTTTCATTACGTGGTAAATTACTATTATATGACAAAATTAATCTGTCGCGATCAAAaagatatctttttataacaATGCAAGCactattatataaaaataatatccatATATAACTGTAATTCGCGGGGAAAgatgtatctttttttattgtgatacatttttttaatattaaaagaaatacaattattttattatattaattaattattaatattatcgagTTAACGTTCCAACGAAAGATAagtgtacaaaaaaaaaatacaacagtatatatttataaatctaaacatatttttttaattgtcaaaaTAATAGTTTAACACGTTGAagtcttctattttttctttagaaaaaaaaacgaagctTCTGACGAGATTATAATGGAATCCATAGTTTCAAAATGATGATAAAAAGCATACCTTGAGAATGCGTCGACGGTATTAATGAATACAGTAAACCGATGAGCACCAATGCGACAGCCTGCATTTTTAAAGTCTTCCTAAAAGCACAATATCacatgttattttattattcattcaAACTTagaagtaaattatttctatcccgaaaatatttaattctaatatcTAATATCTAAAGGAAGCCTTAGAacgtaaaattctcaatgatGTCATCGCGATAACGTCATTGAGACTTTAATTATCACCTCAATGCTACTTCGATGTTACTTTGACGTCACGTTTTTATCTAtcttttagtttttaaaacttaaaaaaaatagaaagtaaattaatccGGGATTAAATATCCGGGAttagtatttaataatggAAACGGACAATAACAAGTCCTCTTCTATCAGGAAATTTCCACAAATTTCAAATTGATTAACATTATGCTCAGACGAAGATACAATTTATTGCACGATGATATAAGTTGCTGAACAAGATGTATAATCGAAAAAGTATCATccatatattaatgtaaacgtAAAAAACGCGGCATTACCActtaatttatgataataataattaaacgatagGCTTTTTTGTACTTCTTTACAATGCTTAGCACATTGTTATCGCGTATAATTtcgcaattatttattcgtatGATGGTAATACGCAAGAGTAACTTACGTACGTTCGCAATATTGCTGAGTTTACATAAATCTtgttttgataaaatatatgttgcATGTCAATGTGTAAAAGACACGTGGGAACTGTGTGATTCATATAAACTTTCGATAAGGTtgtttactatttttttttcttttttagaagtAGGATTGATTTTACGCTTCTCAAGTATATATTACAACGTACGTAAATTATGTTTCATTATTTCTCTAATATTTATGATTGCGTGTAATTATAATCAGAGGTAAGTTTTGTTCGTTCACAAAGCAGACgaaataaagtttataaatataaatcattcgaaataaaatattaaagataaaaataaaaattaaaaggtaCAAGGATAATTAGTAAACTGTCATGTTCGAGGAGGTTTCAATGCTCCAACGTTATAATtggtgtaaaaataaattttgttcgGGTTACCGCAACATTGAATAAATTCACAATTTAATCGTAACGAATGAGTGTAATATTTTAAGGATTTGCATTCTTGCATGGCGACATTGCCAGAGGATTCCCCGGCGATTTCACCTCATGGTCAAAGTTAATTACAAGAATTATATTCTGAGTACTTCGCATCGATACAATCGGTCTGaattcagtaaaaaaaaaattatattatatcaaagACACTGTAAAAAATGCGTAGCACAACGAAGATTACcataagatattaattaataaacaccataaagatattaattaataacttaaacTCCGACtataatcgcaaaaaaaaaaaggaaaaaatattattctcgtaaaaattctaaaagcTAAATATTCTACGATCTTTCTAAAccaatttttcttaaattattttcaatactCCAAGTTAAAGACAATAATTGTACACACAATTTTTACAGCACTTCTATATGCGACACTGGTACAActgaatttaaagagaaacagaaactaaaagaaatttcaatatcctttacacacacacatacgcactagataataattatttctattatctgCTTACTATAATTGTCGATATAATCTAGAAATTGGAGTGGATCAACGAGAGTCCTAACGACGAATACCGCACGCGGACTACTGAATTGCTCCTCTCCGATGCATTCATTTTATAACGGACAGTCAGTGAACAATCTTTCTAGACTGTGATATAATTGTATGCGCGTTAAAACGAGACGTTCTTCCGCGTATTCATACTGATGTAATTAACGCGGATTACccaaaaaattagaaatacgTTTATATAcgaatttatatacattttacaaaaaaagaatgcatTAAATCTGAttgataaagaattaaaaaaatagcgtttCACGTtccaatataaaataatcgtcaTAACTTGATAGCCTTCGCTTTAAATATCTGCacttaatcttttttcttttattaacgt is a window from the Cardiocondyla obscurior isolate alpha-2009 linkage group LG01, Cobs3.1, whole genome shotgun sequence genome containing:
- the LOC139101362 gene encoding venom protease, with protein sequence MQAVALVLIGLLYSLIPSTHSQGNACQTPQGQAGTCISIRSCGMLLNLLKSNQGNPQVANFLRASVCGYLGNDPWVCCPTNIDGGNTGGTDNGVDDDRGRKEITNTPYGPLYPPNCGYSNVTLRRVVGGEPAALGAWPWVTALGYTNSRNPNVPKWLCGGALISSRHVLTAAHCVYGRSDLYKVRIGDLDLSNDYDGAYPFEDFIEKKTVHPGYNPKTYTNDVAILKTSQEVPFTALVHPICLPVDDFMRNRNLDNTYPFIAGWGSVYFHGPSSARLLQTQLPVQPQETCKHAFRNFPSTVIDDRVLCAGYARGGKDACQGDSGGPLMSPNPQNQRMYYIIGVVSYGFKCAEPGFPGVYSRVTSFLDFITSQLV